A single genomic interval of Stenotrophomonas sp. ZAC14D1_NAIMI4_1 harbors:
- a CDS encoding SDR family oxidoreductase yields MSIPLSSQPAMATYPSLDGRSVLVTGGATGIGAAFVEHFARQGARVAFLDIDDASGHALVQALADVRHVPIYLHADVTALASFQAAIAEARRQIGPIAVLVNNAANDARHSLADTRAEDFERSIAVNLRHQYFAIQAVAPDMRVLGGGSIICLGSTGWMIKNSGYPMYAMAKSAVHGLVNGLARELGQDRIRINALVPGWVITEKQQRLWLDEEGEAQLRRAQCLPGYLRADDLARAALFLAADDSRMCTGQDFIVDGGWV; encoded by the coding sequence ATGAGCATCCCCCTCTCTTCGCAGCCCGCCATGGCCACCTATCCCAGCCTGGACGGTCGCAGTGTGCTGGTGACCGGCGGTGCCACCGGCATCGGCGCGGCCTTCGTCGAGCACTTTGCCCGGCAGGGTGCCAGGGTCGCCTTCCTCGACATCGACGATGCCAGCGGCCATGCACTGGTCCAGGCACTGGCCGATGTGCGCCACGTTCCGATCTACCTGCATGCCGATGTCACCGCGCTTGCGTCCTTCCAGGCCGCCATCGCCGAGGCCCGCCGGCAGATCGGCCCCATCGCAGTGCTGGTCAACAATGCCGCCAACGACGCCCGCCACAGCCTTGCCGACACGCGAGCCGAAGACTTCGAGCGCAGCATCGCGGTCAACCTGCGCCACCAGTACTTCGCCATCCAGGCCGTCGCACCGGACATGCGCGTACTCGGCGGCGGCTCGATCATCTGCCTGGGTTCCACCGGCTGGATGATCAAGAACAGCGGCTACCCGATGTACGCCATGGCCAAGTCGGCCGTGCACGGCCTGGTCAACGGCCTGGCGCGGGAACTGGGCCAGGACCGCATCCGTATCAACGCGCTGGTGCCGGGCTGGGTGATCACCGAAAAACAGCAGCGGCTGTGGCTGGATGAAGAAGGCGAAGCACAACTGCGCCGCGCGCAGTGCCTGCCCGGTTACCTGCGTGCGGATGACCTTGCCCGTGCAGCGCTGTTTCTTGCGGCCGACGACAGCCGCATGTGTACGGGGCAGGATTTCATCGTGGATGGAGGCTGGGTGTGA
- the dgoD gene encoding galactonate dehydratase: protein MKITAITTFLVPPRWCFVRIDTDTGISGWGEPIVEGRAHTVAAAVEELSDYLIGKDPRHIEDHWNVLYRGGFYRGGPILMSALAGIDQALWDIHGKALGVPVHTLLGGPVRERIRVYSWIGGDRPADTARAAAEAVARGFTAVKMNATEEVQFVDSHAKVTRVLENVQAVRDAVGSDVGLAVDFHGRVHKPMAKVLMRELAPFNLMFIEEPVLSEHLEAIPELAALSPAPIALGERLYSRFDFKRVLQTGGVDILQPDPSHSGGITETRKIAAMAEAYDVALALHCPLGPIALAANLQLDAVCYNAFIQEQSLGIHYNASNDLLDYLVDRTPFQYQDGFVSIPDGPGLGIEINQAYVDERAAEGHRWRNPIWRHADGSVAEW, encoded by the coding sequence ATGAAAATCACCGCCATCACCACCTTCCTCGTGCCGCCGCGCTGGTGCTTTGTGCGCATCGACACCGACACGGGCATCAGCGGCTGGGGCGAGCCCATCGTCGAAGGGCGCGCACATACCGTTGCCGCCGCTGTGGAAGAGCTTTCCGATTACCTGATCGGCAAGGACCCGCGCCACATCGAGGACCACTGGAACGTCCTCTACCGCGGCGGCTTCTATCGCGGCGGCCCGATCCTGATGAGTGCGCTGGCCGGCATCGACCAGGCGCTGTGGGACATCCACGGCAAGGCACTGGGCGTACCGGTGCACACGCTGCTGGGCGGCCCCGTCCGCGAGCGCATCCGGGTCTATTCGTGGATCGGCGGTGACCGCCCCGCAGACACGGCGCGTGCAGCTGCCGAAGCCGTGGCCCGGGGCTTCACCGCGGTCAAGATGAACGCTACCGAAGAAGTGCAGTTCGTCGATTCGCATGCCAAGGTCACCCGCGTGCTGGAGAACGTGCAGGCCGTGCGCGATGCGGTCGGCAGCGATGTCGGCCTGGCCGTGGACTTCCATGGGCGCGTGCACAAGCCGATGGCCAAGGTGCTGATGCGCGAACTGGCCCCGTTCAACCTGATGTTCATCGAGGAGCCGGTGCTTTCCGAACACCTGGAAGCCATTCCGGAACTGGCCGCGCTTTCGCCGGCACCGATCGCCCTCGGCGAACGCCTGTACTCGCGCTTCGACTTCAAGCGCGTGCTGCAGACCGGTGGCGTGGACATTCTGCAGCCGGATCCTTCGCACTCGGGCGGCATCACCGAAACGCGCAAGATCGCAGCCATGGCCGAAGCCTACGACGTGGCCCTCGCCCTGCACTGCCCGTTGGGACCGATCGCCCTGGCCGCCAACCTGCAGCTGGATGCGGTCTGCTACAACGCCTTCATCCAGGAACAGAGCCTGGGCATCCACTACAACGCCAGCAACGACCTGCTCGACTACCTGGTCGACCGTACGCCCTTCCAGTACCAGGACGGGTTCGTCAGCATCCCCGATGGCCCCGGGCTGGGCATCGAGATCAACCAGGCCTACGTGGACGAGCGTGCCGCCGAAGGCCATCGTTGGCGCAACCCCATCTGGCGCCATGCCGATGGCAGCGTGGCCGAGTGGTGA
- a CDS encoding 2-dehydro-3-deoxy-6-phosphogalactonate aldolase, whose protein sequence is MQPLPLVAILRGLTPQEAPAIGAALADAGFHLLEVPLNSPQPLHSIELLARQLGDRCLVGAGTVLTTGQVQDVANAGGRLLVMPHADVEVIASAHALGMRCTPGVATPTEAFAALRAGADALKLFPAEQLPPPVLKAWSSVLPAGTALLPVGGITPERMAAYRSAGAAGFGIGSALYAPGTPAAEVARRARAFIDAWHQANTDSHA, encoded by the coding sequence ATGCAACCCCTTCCCCTGGTTGCGATCCTGCGCGGGCTCACCCCGCAGGAAGCACCCGCGATCGGTGCGGCCCTGGCCGATGCCGGCTTCCATCTGCTGGAAGTGCCGCTCAATTCACCGCAGCCACTGCACAGCATCGAACTGCTGGCCCGGCAGCTGGGTGACCGTTGCCTGGTCGGCGCTGGCACGGTGCTGACCACCGGCCAGGTACAGGACGTCGCCAATGCGGGCGGCCGCCTGCTGGTGATGCCACATGCCGATGTCGAGGTGATCGCTTCGGCACATGCGCTGGGCATGCGCTGCACGCCCGGCGTTGCCACCCCGACCGAGGCCTTCGCTGCGCTGCGCGCTGGCGCCGACGCACTCAAGCTGTTCCCTGCCGAGCAGTTGCCGCCCCCCGTATTGAAGGCCTGGTCAAGCGTATTGCCGGCGGGCACCGCACTGCTGCCGGTCGGCGGCATCACCCCTGAGCGCATGGCCGCCTATCGCAGCGCCGGCGCCGCCGGCTTCGGCATCGGCTCGGCGCTATATGCCCCGGGAACCCCGGCGGCCGAAGTCGCACGCCGCGCACGCGCCTTCATCGACGCCTGGCACCAGGCGAACACGGACTCCCACGCATGA
- a CDS encoding FadR/GntR family transcriptional regulator: MKRIEVRNLYDQVAQEIGQRIISGVLQPGEFLPKEELLAQTLSVSRSALREGLKVLGSKGLIETRQKTGSRVREPRHWKQLDSDILAWRCALMPTQDFVNKLVEMREVIEPAAAALAAQRRSPAQLARIGEAYQAMADATDQDAWAKADLAFHESVLDATSNELLGSLFSVIDAALGTFFLLSAQTAKDFKYSLPRHFDVYDAIRLKQPDAARAAMLDMIADSKANLKGGRRRRAPAR; this comes from the coding sequence GTGAAACGGATCGAGGTACGCAATCTCTACGACCAGGTCGCCCAGGAGATCGGGCAACGGATCATCAGCGGCGTACTTCAGCCAGGCGAGTTCCTGCCCAAGGAAGAACTTCTGGCGCAGACCTTGTCCGTGAGCCGTTCCGCGCTGCGCGAGGGCTTGAAGGTACTGGGCTCGAAAGGGTTGATCGAAACACGCCAGAAGACCGGGTCACGGGTACGCGAGCCGCGGCACTGGAAGCAGCTGGACAGCGACATCCTGGCGTGGCGCTGCGCGTTGATGCCCACCCAGGATTTCGTCAACAAGCTGGTGGAGATGCGCGAAGTGATCGAGCCGGCGGCAGCGGCGCTGGCAGCCCAGCGACGCTCGCCCGCACAGCTGGCCAGGATCGGCGAGGCGTACCAGGCCATGGCCGATGCGACCGACCAGGACGCATGGGCCAAGGCCGACCTGGCGTTCCACGAGAGCGTGCTCGATGCCACCAGCAACGAGCTGCTGGGCTCGTTGTTCTCGGTCATCGACGCGGCGCTGGGCACCTTCTTCCTGCTCTCGGCGCAGACGGCCAAGGACTTCAAGTACTCCCTGCCCCGGCATTTCGACGTATACGACGCCATCAGGCTGAAGCAGCCCGATGCGGCGCGCGCCGCCATGCTGGACATGATTGCCGACTCCAAGGCCAACCTGAAGGGTGGCCGGCGCAGGCGCGCACCCGCTCGATAG